One Pochonia chlamydosporia 170 chromosome 5, whole genome shotgun sequence DNA segment encodes these proteins:
- a CDS encoding major facilitator superfamily domain-containing protein, producing MTTATETQSVNTAPPAYDANDASEKGNGNGNAPGYDSSLPEYMDQATIERLGRQRPETLSNWFTESFFVFTIVMSMMMSEYFIGGFNIVLPPIADALKIPPSSRTWPAGVTNLTTAALLQPFARLCDLYGGRIVFLSGHMWLLTWSLVSGFSSSTNMLIVCRAMQGIGSAAFLPAGLAILSQTYRPGPRKNFVFAIYGAFACIGFYFGIFVGAVTAEYLDWRWYFWVGTIVGLIIGISGSLSIPRNLGDVNPDAKMDWLGVFTIVPGVVLVVFAFTDGGQAPNGWKTPYIYVTLIVGVLFLAAAVYVQGWVSSQPLLPPDLFRAKYMKRLMTALFLSYGVFGLYLFYASFYIETVMHTKPILTAAWFTPLAVGGMILAIVGGLVLHIISNKILMIISCLGFILSVLLFALIPDPATSGKTTSFIYWAYIFPAMIAGTIGVDITFNVTNVFITTAMPRRHQAAAGGMINSLLYLGIAFWLGVGELAISATVQSKGGHDKVDSRTQYQIGFWTGLGLAVASLCLVLTIKMGSAEASMTADEKAEMESRLQSRQQSQLQLQEQEQQPAQQQS from the exons ATGACCACCGCAACGGAGACACAGTCGGTCAACACGGCGCCTCCCGCGTACGATGCCAACGATGCCTCGGAAAagggaaatggaaatggcaatgCGCCAGGCTACGACAGCAGCTTGCCCGAATACATGGACCAAGCTACCATTGAGCGACTGGGCCGCCAACGCCCCGAAACACTATCCAACTGGTTCACGGAGTCGTTCTTCGTCTTTACAATCGTcatgtccatgatgatgagcgaGTACTTTATCGGTGGTTTTAACATTGTGCTGCCGCCTATCGCGGATGCCCTCAAGATTCCTCCCTCGTCACGGACGTGGCCTGCCGGAGTGACGAACTTGACTACCGCTGCTCTGTTACAGCCCTTCGCTCGACTGTGCGACTTGTACGGAGGGAGAATCGTCTTTCTTTCCGGCCACATGTGGCTTCTTACGTGGTCTCTTGTCAGTGGCTTCAGCAGCAGTACCAACATGCTGATTGTTTGTCGTGCCATGCAGGGTATTGGCTCAGCGGCCTTTTTGCCCGCTGGTCTGGCTATTCTTAGTCAGACGTATCGACCTGGTCCTCGGAAGaactttgtctttgccatctACGGAGCCTTTGCTTGTATTGGGTTCTACTTTGGAATCTTTGTGGGTGCCGTGACGGCGGAGTATCTCGACTGGCGGTGGTACTTTTGGGTGGGCACAATTGTTGGACTCATCATTGGGATTTCGGGGTCGCTCAGCATCCCGAGGAACTTGGGGGATGTGAATCCAGATGCAAAGATGGATTGGCTTGGCGTGTTCACCATTGTTCCGGGTGTGGTTCTCGTCGTCTTTGCGTTTACTGATGGCGGCCAAGCCCCGAATGGATGGAAGACGCCGTACATTTATGTCACGTTGATCGTGGGTGTTCTCTTCCTTGCTGCGGCGGTGTATGTGCAGGGTTGGGTTTCGTCTCAACCTTTACTGCCTCCGGATTTGTTCAGGGCCAAGTATATgaagagattgatgacaGCGTTGTTCCTCTCGTATGGTGTGTTTGGGCTGTACCTCTTCTACGCCAGTTTCTA CATCGAAACCGTCATGCACACAAAGCCAATCCTCACTGCCGCTTGGTTCACACCCCTGGCTGTCGGTGGCATGATATTAGCCATTGTCGGAGGCCTCGTGCTGCACATCATTTCGAACAAGATCCTCATGATAATCTCTTGCTTGGGCTTCATCCTGTCCGTCCTTTTGTTCGCACTCATTCCCGATCCAGCGACCTCGGGCAAaaccaccagcttcatctaCTGGGCATACATCTTCCCAGCCATGATTGCCGGCACCATCGGCGTTGACATCACGTTCAATGTCACCAACGTCTTCATCACAACGGCGATGCCTCGTCGTCACCAAGCAGCGGCAGGCGGCATGATCAACAGCCTATTGTATCTCGGAATCGCATTCTGGCTCGGTGTCGGAGAATTGGCCATCTCGGCGACGGTTCAAAGCAAGGGTGGCCACGATAAGGTCGACTCTCGTACGCAGTACCAGATTGGTTTCTGGACGGGTCTCGGCTTGGCTGTCGCATCGTTGTGTCTGGTACTTACTATCAAGATGGGGTCCGCGGAGGCGAGTATGACGGCAGATGAGAAGGCCGAGATGGAATCGAGATTGCAGTCGCGGCAGCAATCACAGCTGCAATTACAAGAGCAGGAGCAGCAACCAGCGCAACAACAATCATGA
- a CDS encoding CAIB/BAIF family enzyme (similar to Aspergillus niger CBS 513.88 XP_001394987.1): MSTEHALPNRRSFTTKHIIHDIWLSTNLPPEALTSLSLPGADTPSLPSSFKISSLAQASIALSALAARLVRSTRVTLNPYPTVRVPVHNAAVEFKSNSLYTLQRNDTPIPPFSYNPIGGLHKASDGYVRIHDVFPNHIQGTLKLLGLPGDAGRDDVAREVAKRKKVDLEEEGTERGNVAIYALRSYEEWDALPQSAAIHGSPILLKRVNGGDPARKPMAPLGEDSKKCLSGLRVVELTRVIAGPVSGKTLAAHGADVLWVTSPNLPAVPFLDIDLSRGKRNVHLDIRNPQDKHRLLELLKTCDVFIQGYRPQSLASYGLSPEDLVKINPNIICANMSAFGPAGPWSHRRGFDSLVQAASGMNVSEAEHAGQGEPSKVLPCQALDHASGYLLATGIMAAVYHRAVHGGAWEVDVSLAGTMKYLRSLGQYPGATGFAAEDYVKGQNVPEDMLATTETAWGTLTAVKHSAEIEGCDVGWHLMPCPAEENSPTWVS, translated from the coding sequence ATGTCCACAGAACACGCCCTACCAAACCGCCGatccttcaccaccaaacacaTCATCCACGACATATGGCTCTCCACAAACCTCCCCCCCGAAGCGCTCACATCTCTGTCCCTCCCCGGCGCAGACACCCCATCCCTCCCGTCATCTTTCAAAATCAGCTCCCTCGCACAAGCATCAATTGCGCTGTCCGCCCTGGCCGCACGCCTCGTCCGCTCTACAAGAGTCACCCTCAATCCTTACCCAACTGTTCGTGTTCCAGTCCACAACGCAGCAGTGGAATTCAAATCCAACAGTCTATATACTTTACAACGAAACGATACACCAATCCCGCCATTTTCGTATAATCCCATAGGGGGGTTGCACAAGGCGTCAGATGGGTACGTGCGCATTCATGACGTGTTTCCGAATCATATACAAGGGACGTTGAAACTCCTCGGGCTGCCTGGGGATGCGGGCAGAGACGATGTAGCGAGGGAAGTTGCAAAGCGGAAGAAGGTCgatttggaggaggagggaaCAGAGCGTGGGAACGTGGCAATTTATGCGCTGAGGTCGTATGAGGAGTGGGATGCGCTGCCGCAATCTGCTGCTATTCACGGGAGTCCGATTCTACTGAAACGAGTTAACGGAGGGGATCCGGCACGCAAACCAATGGCTCCTCTTGGAGAGGATAGCAAGAAGTGTCTCTCTGGGTTGAGAGTCGTGGAACTTACGAGGGTTATTGCTGGTCCGGTATCAGGCAAGACGCTTGCTGCTCATGGCGCAGATGTCCTTTGGGTGACGTCGCCGAATCTACCGGCAGTACCATTCCTAGATATCGACTTGAGTCGAGGAAAGCGAAATGTTCATCTCGATATCCGCAACCCGCAGGACAAGCATCGCCTGCTGGAATTACTCAAGACGTGTGACGTGTTCATCCAGGGCTACAGGCCGCAGAGTCTGGCATCGTACGGACTATCGCCAGAGGACCTCGTCAAGATCAACCCCAATATTATATGCGCCAACATGTCGGCATTTGGTCCTGCTGGCCCATGGTCTCACAGGAGAGGGTTCGACAGTCTTGTACAGGCCGCTTCGGGGATGAACGTGTCAGAAGCAGAGCATGCTGGGCAGGGTGAACCATCCAAGGTGCTGCCGTGCCAGGCTCTAGATCATGCAAGTGGGTATCTGCTCGCGACGGGCATCATGGCGGCTGTGTATCATCGTGCTGTGCACGGGGGAGCGTGGGAGGTTGATGTGTCGCTTGCTGGGACGATGAAGTACCTGCGCAGCTTGGGACAGTATCCTGGTGCAACGGGGTTTGCAGCAGAGGACTATGTCAAGGGCCAGAATGTTCCTGAGGACATGTTGGCGACGACGGAGACGGCATGGGGGACTTTGACTGCTGTGAAACATAGTGCTGAAATTGAGGGCTGTGATGTGGGCTGGCATTTGATGCCGTGTCCGGCAGAAGAAAACTCACCAACTTGGGTTTCATGA
- a CDS encoding acetolactate synthase, mitochondrial precursor (similar to Aspergillus terreus NIH2624 XP_001213743.1), giving the protein MLRSRQASKALRALSQTRSFTSTTSPAAIKASKQVPSGQRNQATAAAATSSAPRVRAVPSPAFNGDDQSHVQPLANQPKNDMDESYVQPAIVAVGAQCRDARTGAYDFYNRFIGKTGGEIFHEMMLRQGVKHIFGYPGGAILPVFDAIYNSKHFDFILPRHEQGAGHMAEGYARASGKPGVVLVTSGPGATNVITPMQDALSDGTPLVVFCGQVPTTAIGSDAFQEADVVGISRACTKWNVMVKNVAELPRRINEAFEIATSGRPGPVLVDLPKDVTAGILRKAIPTETALPSLPSAASRAAMEHSQKQLSASIKRVAELVNIAKQPVIYAGQGIIQSENGPELLKELSEKCSIPVTTTLHGLGGFDELDEKALHMLGMHGSAYANMAMQEADLIIALGGRFDDRVTGNIAKFAPGAKAAAAQKRGGIVHFEIMPKNINKVVQATEAIEGDVAASMKLLLPEVQPRSMEDRKVWFDKIREWKKKWPLSHYDRSVDNGLIKPQTLIEELSNLTADRKHKTYIATGVGQHQMWTAQHFRWRHPRTMITSGGLGTMGYGLPAAIGAKVAQPDALVIDIDGDASFGMTLTELATAAQFNIGVKVIVLNNEEQGMVTQWQNLFYEDRYAHTHQVNPDFMKLAESMRVQSRRLIDPAETTEALKWLIDTDGPALLEVVTDKKVPVLPMVPAGSALHEFLVFDGGEYLTYIGAFENTRILMKFVTEKDKQRRELMRQRTCGLHG; this is encoded by the exons ATGCTCCGAAGTCGCCAGGCCTCAAAGGCCTTGAGAGCCTTGAGCCAAACACGATCATTTACCTCCACGACCTCTCCCGCTGCTATCAAGGCCTCAAAACAGGTTCCTTCTGGTCAAAGAAATCAAGCGACCGCTGCCGCAGCCACATCTTCTGCACC TCGCGTGCGCGCCGTGCCGAGCCCTGCCTTCAATGGAGACGATCAAAGTCATGTTCAGCCATTGGCGAACCAACCCAAaaatgacatggatgagTCGTATGTACAACCCGCaattgttgctgttggcgcACAATGTCGAGACGCTCGGACAGGGGCTTACGATTTTTACAACAGATTTATTGGCAAGACAGGAGGTGAAATTTTCCACGAGATGATGTTAAGACAGGGTGTTAAGCACATTT TTGGATACCCCGGTGGTGCTATCTTGCCCGTCTTCGATGCCATCTATAACTCAAAACACTTCGACTTCATTCTGCCTAGACATGAACAAGGTGCCGGTCACATGGCCGAAGGCTATGCTAGAGCTTCTGGCAAACCCGGTGTCGTCCTCGTAACGTCTGGACCTGGTGCCACTAATGTTATCACGCCGATGCAGGATGCCCTCTCGGATGGAACTCCTCTGGTAGTCTTTTGTGGTCAGGTTCCTACTACTGCCATTGGAAGCGATGCCTTCCAAGAAGCTGATGTTGTTGGTATCTCCCGCGCCTGTACCAAGTGGAATGTCATGGTTAAGAACGTTGCCGAACTGCCACGCCGAATCAATGAAGCTTTCGAGATCGCCACATCTGGCCGCCCTGGCCCTGTCCTTGTCGATTTGCCTAAGGATGTCACCGCTGGTATTCTAAGAAAAGCCATTCCTACCGAAACCGCTCTCCCGTCTCTGCCCAGCGCTGCATCCCGAGCCGCCATGGAGCACAGCCAGAAGCAGCTGTCGGCTTCTATCAAGCGCGTCGCTGAGCTTGTTAATATTGCCAAGCAACCTGTGATTTACGCCGGCCAGGGTATCATTCAATCGGAGAATGGCCCCGAGCTCCTGAAGGAATTGTCCGAGAAATGCTCTATTCCTGTTACCACTACCCTCCACGGCCTGGGCGGCtttgatgagcttgacgaAAAGGCTCTGCATATGCTTGGTATGCATGGTTCTGCCTatgccaacatggccatgcaGGAGGCTGATCTGATCATTGCCCTGGGAGGTCGTTTTGACGATCGTGTTACTGGAAACATTGCCAAGTTTGCTCCCGGAGCCAAGGCAGCTGCGGCGCAAAAACGTGGCGGTATCGTTCACTTCGAGATCATGCCCAAGAATATCAACAAGGTTGTTCAAGCTACTGAGGCTATTGAAGGCGACGTGGCAGCTAGCATGAAGCTTCTCTTGCCCGAGGTCCAGCCTCGATCTATGGAAGATCGCAAGGTTTGGTTTGACAAGATTAGGGagtggaagaagaagtggCCTCTGTCCCACTACGACAGATCGGTGGACAACGGTCTCATTAAGCCTCAGACCCTCATTGAGGAGCTGAGCAACCTGACGGCTGACCGCAAGCACAAGACATACATTGCCACCGGTGTCGGTCAGCATCAGATGTGGACCGCTCAGCATTTCCGATGGAGACACCCTCGCACGATGATCacgtctggtggtctgggaACTATGGGCTACGGTTTGCCTGCTGCTATTGGTGCCAAGGTCGCCCAACCTGATGCCCTCGTTATTGACATTGACGGTGACGCTTCTTTTGGCATGACTCTGACTGAACTGGCTACTGCTGCTCAGTTCAACATTGGTGTCAAGGTTATCGTCTTGAATAACGAGGAACAGGGTATGGTTACCCAATGGCAGAATCTCTTTTATGAGGATCGATATGCCCACACCCACCAGGTCAACCCCGACTTCATGAAGCTGGCTGAATCGATGCGTGTTCAGTCACGCCGCCTGATTGACCCCGCCGAGACTACCGAGGCTCTCAAATGGCTGATTGACACCGATGGCCCTGCTCTTTTGGAAGTTGTTACGGACAAGAAGGTGCCTGTTTTGCCCATGGTGCCCGCCGGCTCTGCCTTGCATGAATTCCTCGTCTTTGATGGTGGTGAGTACCTGACCTACATTGGAGCCTTTGAAAATACGAGGATACTAATGAAGTTTGTTACAGAGAAAGATAAGCAGCGACGAGAACTGATGCGACAAAGAACTTGCGGTCTGCATGGTTAG
- a CDS encoding zinc finger domain-containing protein (similar to Metarhizium robertsii ARSEF 23 XP_007816490.1) gives MFPYQNQPPQPHQAQDDPNVRALTDEDQQQLLRLVQRYGIPSLLCALTGSPSSSGASTFSASTLLSSISAPSLAWTGSDVSHCRSDDASIHTQYTWPELSHDVQSMHDPEPSKISERSWLDSPAADPVPLPPNDMTSHPSPRLVPPTSKKYQCPMCFLDNSPVGFGRKSDFKKHLHNFHGADVVWICRTKGCHLTFSTERAYSTHAKEAHRMKALPNSTARSELCTQLVFSCGFAACKDRLFQAQSAEDASSTRDKHFEHIAKHFEEGFDVKDWEYKVQIQNLMRQPDVKSIWKTCIWPKEKRQQLHWRPRSSGDLKRMLECRHLGNDISNLVRLAFILGTAPFTSPATPPPGEIDMYFQLPYRSQCLINSPGHNIANAGSPKLDDDTSSTLTTTRSRSSISHSVFRLPSRQGKRVSRPPTPGSVMGPNSTPTSSAVSVTSAPVGGSEGTPDTVMGDDLQSGPHPGTPFPIPSESVWPVDAPKFAPEVQQGLPKQINTPVDGPMMYAMQMEQNPHQSWCTMESFDPYPAPVGVPHGVPHGLYDYQMNASQTSTVRPATPVPHKRPASWSRVVSMESLRPAKKATPHESIPPEMVPTMLGM, from the exons ATGTTCCCCTACCAGAATCAACcacctcaaccacaccagGCACAAGACGACCCCAATGTGCGGGCATTGACAGATGAagaccaacagcaacttTTGAGACTGGTCCAGCGATATGGGATTCCCAGCCTGCTCTGCGCTTTGACAGGCTCACCATCGTCTT CGGGGGCCTCGACATTCTCTGCAAGCACACTGCTCAGCAGCATAAGTGCACCATCTTTGGCATGGACTGGGTCGGACGTGTCTCACTGCAGGTCGGACGACGCTTCAATCCATACCCAATACACCTGGCCAGAGCTGTCTCATGATGTCCAATCGATGCATGATCCGGAACCTAGCAAAATCAGCGAACGGTCTTGGTTAGATTCCCCTGCCGCTGACCCGGTCCCGTTGCCACCAAATGACATGACCTCGCACCCGTCTCCCCGCCTCGTGCCTCCTACATCAAAGAAGTATCAATGTCCCATGTGCTTCCTTGATAACAGCCCCGTGGGGTTTGGACGCAAAAGCGACTTCAAGAAGCATCTGCACAATTTTCACGGCGCCGATGTGGTCTGGATCTGCCGCACCAAAGGTTGCCACTTGACTTTTTCCACTGAAAGGGCCTACAGTACTCACGCCAAAGAGGCTCACAGAATGAAGGCTTTACCTAACAGCACGGCACGTTCAGAACTTTGTACTCAGCTTGTCTTTTCGTGTGGCTTTGCCGCCTGTAAGGACCGTTTGTTTCAAGCACAGTCAGCGGAAGACGCCTCATCAACCCGGGACAAGCACTTCGAACACATCGCCAAGCACTTCGAGGAAGGATTTGATGTCAAAGACTGGGAATATAAAGTACAGATTCAGAACTTGATGCGACAGCCAGATGTCAAATCTATTTGGAAGACTTGTATTTGGCCCAAGGAAAAGCGACAGCAATTGCATTGGAGGCCACGATCATCAGGAGATCTCAAACGGATGCTCGAATGTCggcatcttggcaatgacatCTCCAACTTGGTCCGCTTGGCGTTTATCCTTGGCACTGCTCCTTTCACCTCCCcggccacaccaccacctgGAGAGATCGACATGTACTTTCAACTCCCTTACCGAAGCCAGTGCCTCATTAACTCTCCTGGACACAATATCGCAAACGCAGGAAGCCCAAAGCTTGACGACGACACATCTTCGACCCTAACCACTACGAGAAGTCGGTCGAGCATATCCCATTCTGTATTCAGATTGCCCAGTCGCCAAGGCAAACGAGTATCACGTCCCCCGACTCCTGGTAGCGTGATGGGCCCAAACAGCACACCCACCAGCTCGGCTGTGAGTGTTACAAGTGCGCCTGTAGGGGGCTCTGAAGGTACCCCGGACACGGTCATGGGCGACGATTTACAGAGTGGTCCTCATCCTGGAACACCGTTCCCGATCCCGAGCGAATCTGTGTGGCCCGTCGATGCGCCGAAATTTGCACCCGAAGTCCAACAAGGCTTGCCGAAGCAAATCAACACGCCCGTTGATGGCCCGATGATGTATGCCATGCAGATGGAACAAAATCCTCACCAATCTTGGTGCACTATGGAATCTTTTGACCCGTACCCGGCACCAGTCGGCGTTCCACACGGGGTTCCACACGGGCTCTATGACTATCAGATGAATGCAAGTCAAACATCCACGGTTCGGCCAGCAACCCCGGTACCCCACAAGCGACCAGCTTCTTGGAGCCGGGTAGTGAGCATGGAAAGCCTTCGACCAGCCAAAAAGGCAACTCCCCATGAAAGCATTCCTCCAGAGATGGTACCTACAATGCTGGGCATGTAG
- a CDS encoding aldehyde reductase protein (similar to Eutypa lata UCREL1 XP_007794754.1) — translation MFASESPVLQPGCKILVTGASGFVGSHVADQLLSAGYKVRGTTRDTAKNAWLVTLFETRYGVGSFELVSVPNLALDEALDAVLEDISGVVHAASDMTFDSDPNKVIPPMILATVTLAKAAAKRPNIKRFVFTSSCAAAASPVPGVWRWIGKDSWNDEAIAQAWAPPPYSPERGFSVYAASKTQCERELWRWYQESSPGFVLNTVLPSMNMGLSLDPANQGHPSTSGLIEAVYKGYIEATNGAAQYFYVDVQDNARLHVAALLHPQIKDERIFAYAAPYTWRDVQTKLSELYPNKSFVPEIEPSKLERSHIELAEKAEVLLKEMGREGWTSLEETLLANTRDLA, via the exons ATGTTTGCGTCTGAAAGCCCCGTACTGCAGCCTGGCTGTAAGATTCTTGTAACCGGAGCAAGTGGTTTTGTCGGTAGCCATGTGGCAGATCAACTCCTCAGTGCCGGGTATAAGGTCCGAGGAACAACGAGAGACACTGCTAAGAACGCATGGCTGGTGACCCTGTTTGAGACAAGATACGGAGTCGGAAGCTTTGAATTGGTTTCGGTGCCGAATCTAGCACTAGATGAAGCCCTTGATGCTGTACTTGAAG ATATCTCAGGAGTAGTCCATGCTGCCTCCGACATGACCTTTGACTCTGATCCAAACAAAGTCATCCCGCCCATGATACTCGCCACCGTCACCTTGGCGAAAGCTGCTGCGAAACGTCCTAACATCAAACGATTTGTTTTCACGTCATCTTGTGCAGCTGCTGCAAGTCCAGTTCCTGGAGTCTGGCGCTGGATCGGAAAAGATTCGTGGAATGACGAAGCAATTGCTCAAGCTTGGGCTCCTCCACCTTATAGCCCTGAGCGTGGATTTTCCGTTTATGCAGCCAGCAAGACGCAATGCGAGAGAGAACTATGGCGATGGTACCAAGAATCATCGCCTGGCTTTGTCCTAAACACGG TTTTACCAAGTATGAATATGGGATTGAGTCTGGATCCCGCGAATCAAGGCCACCCATCAACTTCTGGGCTGATTGAAGCGGTTTATAAAGGATACATTGAAGCGACGAATGGCGCTGCACAGT ACTTCTACGTTGATGTACAGGATAATGCCCGCTTACATGTGGCAGCTCTACTTCATCCTCAGATCAAGGATGAGCGTATCTTCGCATACGCCGCGCCGTACACGTGGAGAGATGTACAGACGAAACTGTCCGAGTTGTATCCAAACAAGTCATTCGTTCCCGAAATTGAGCCATCCAAGTTGGAAAGAAGCCACATAGAGCTGGCTGAGAAGGCGGAAGTCTTGCTGAAGGAGATGGGCCGGGAAGGGTGGACTAGCTTGGAAGAGaccttgttggcaaacacTCGAGATTTGGCTTGA